A window of Streptomyces sp. N50 contains these coding sequences:
- a CDS encoding RiPP maturation radical SAM C-methyltransferase, giving the protein MHIVLVDMPWSSLDAPSLALGILKRRILDVFPDGAADVEVVHANLAFADWVAARTEYGFEEYEFCSTSYFSGHSEWIFSAALNGQPRWRVAEFTEHFGGKMPEHMLAKALELHELAPLFVHETVAKIAATAPDVVGFTTTFAQNAAALAAARKVKELTPDTATVFGGANCDGPQGAALHRNFPQVDYVVRGEGEIAFPRLLAALRDGDADDLATIPGLCRRDGHGRSVARPMDAAPLPPGALVTPDYGDYFERHARSTAGGWVEPRLVVEASRGCWWGEKHHCTFCGLNGSFMEFRSKDPRRFVDEILGLVERHRVLDVWVTDNILDMAYLTSMAPLLQEADYDLRLCYEIKSNLRRDQLATLFAAGVSYVQPGVESLSTRVLKLMDKGVTGCQNVRLLRDAETTGINLSWNYLYGFPGETERDYDEIVDQLPALHHLAPPANSTRLKVERFSPYFDRPELGFGELSPASHYHHIYDLPEHELADLVYIFDSPNQGIAGACLDRLRTAVADWTLAYPRSRLTHCDLGGHIVLVDTRPGFSWRLLDLTDPVEVTVFRLLDTPHSPAALLRKTAARCADAGSRPER; this is encoded by the coding sequence GTGCACATCGTGTTGGTGGACATGCCGTGGTCGTCGCTCGACGCGCCGTCCCTCGCACTCGGCATTCTCAAACGCCGGATCCTCGACGTCTTCCCCGACGGCGCGGCCGACGTCGAGGTGGTGCACGCCAACCTCGCCTTCGCCGACTGGGTGGCCGCACGCACGGAGTACGGCTTCGAGGAGTACGAGTTCTGCTCGACCTCGTACTTCTCCGGACACAGCGAGTGGATCTTCTCGGCCGCGCTCAACGGTCAACCCCGTTGGCGGGTGGCGGAGTTCACCGAGCACTTCGGCGGGAAGATGCCGGAGCACATGCTGGCCAAAGCGCTGGAACTGCACGAACTCGCGCCGCTGTTCGTCCACGAGACGGTCGCGAAGATCGCCGCCACGGCACCGGACGTGGTCGGCTTCACCACCACGTTCGCGCAGAACGCGGCGGCCCTCGCTGCGGCCCGCAAGGTCAAGGAACTGACCCCGGACACCGCCACCGTCTTCGGCGGCGCGAACTGCGACGGCCCGCAGGGAGCCGCGCTGCACCGCAACTTCCCCCAGGTCGACTACGTGGTGCGCGGTGAGGGCGAGATCGCGTTCCCGCGCCTGCTCGCCGCGCTCCGCGACGGCGACGCCGACGACCTGGCCACCATCCCCGGCCTGTGCCGCCGCGACGGGCACGGCCGTTCCGTGGCCCGTCCCATGGACGCCGCCCCGCTGCCCCCGGGAGCACTGGTCACCCCGGACTACGGCGACTACTTCGAGCGGCACGCGCGGTCCACCGCGGGCGGCTGGGTGGAGCCCCGGCTGGTGGTGGAGGCCTCACGCGGCTGCTGGTGGGGCGAGAAACACCACTGCACGTTCTGCGGCCTCAACGGCTCGTTCATGGAGTTCCGCAGCAAGGACCCGCGGCGGTTCGTGGACGAGATCCTCGGCCTGGTCGAGCGCCACCGCGTGCTCGACGTGTGGGTCACCGACAACATCCTCGACATGGCCTACCTCACCTCCATGGCCCCGCTCCTCCAGGAGGCCGACTACGACCTGCGGCTGTGCTACGAGATCAAGTCGAACCTGCGCCGCGACCAGCTGGCGACGCTCTTCGCGGCGGGAGTCAGCTATGTCCAGCCAGGCGTGGAGAGCCTCAGCACCCGGGTACTGAAGCTCATGGACAAGGGAGTGACCGGTTGTCAGAACGTACGGCTGCTGCGGGACGCGGAGACCACCGGGATCAACCTCAGCTGGAACTACCTCTACGGCTTCCCCGGCGAGACCGAACGGGACTACGACGAGATCGTCGACCAGCTCCCCGCGCTGCACCACCTCGCACCGCCCGCCAACTCGACCCGCCTGAAGGTCGAGCGCTTCAGCCCCTACTTCGACCGGCCGGAACTGGGCTTCGGCGAACTGAGCCCCGCCTCGCACTACCACCACATCTACGACCTGCCGGAACATGAACTCGCCGACCTGGTCTACATCTTCGACTCACCGAACCAGGGCATCGCCGGCGCCTGCCTGGACCGGCTGCGCACGGCCGTCGCCGACTGGACACTGGCCTATCCCCGCAGCCGCCTGACCCACTGCGACCTCGGCGGACACATCGTCCTGGTCGACACCCGGCCGGGCTTCTCCTGGCGGCTTCTCGACCTCACCGACCCGGTCGAGGTCACGGTGTTCCGGCTGCTCGACACACCGCACAGCCCGGCGGCGCTGCTGCGCAAGACCGCTGCCCGGTGCGCGGACGCGGGGAGCCGGCCGGAGAGGTGA
- a CDS encoding RecQ family ATP-dependent DNA helicase — MFTLTSRRLRGTARRVFGWQHLRPAQLSAMKAVMKGRDVLAVMPTGAGKSAVYQVPAVLLGGPVVVVSPLIALQRDQMQSLLGSGALRTAAINSAQRKSDNDTSWAHISASSVDVIFLAPEQLAKPDVTDRLAAVRPRLLVVDEAHCVSSWGHDFRPDYLRLRHARERLGNPPVLALTANAAAPVRRDIADRLGMTDPVEIVAGFDRPNIRLEVSAFQDAAAKERFVVERAAVEEKPGILYAGTRKAADSYAEQLSDLGLAAASYHAGLSAAERRRTQDRFSSGELDVVVATSAFGMGIDKANVRFVLHASVPGSLDAYYQEIGRAGRDGAPARAILAYRTQDLGMQRFFAAGAPDADALRRVTERLRDDEGAVSVTRLRADCELGATALSAVLNLLEEAGAVRTGRDGSRFTGADGAAADDEVDAVVQRALAVHATHRKLEQSRIDMMRGYSETTDCRRQFLLGYFGDSAPVPCGACDNCADPAAKPASGPRRERAGDAGRPQKAAARRRRWTRTGARADVAAGAAGMTETVVQPTADNHTYLPGVRVSHDQWGEGEVMSEGDGKITILFESVGYRTLSLAVVTDKQLLVALPDTPS; from the coding sequence ATGTTCACACTCACGTCCCGTCGTCTGCGCGGCACCGCCCGTCGGGTCTTCGGCTGGCAGCACTTGCGCCCGGCCCAACTGAGCGCGATGAAGGCCGTGATGAAGGGTCGTGACGTACTCGCCGTCATGCCGACCGGCGCGGGCAAGTCCGCCGTGTACCAGGTGCCCGCGGTCCTGCTCGGCGGTCCGGTCGTGGTCGTCTCGCCGCTGATCGCGCTTCAGCGGGACCAGATGCAGAGCCTGCTCGGATCCGGCGCGCTGCGCACCGCCGCCATCAACTCCGCGCAGCGGAAGAGCGACAACGACACGTCATGGGCCCACATCAGCGCCTCCTCGGTCGACGTGATCTTCCTCGCCCCTGAGCAGCTCGCCAAGCCGGACGTCACGGACCGGCTCGCCGCCGTCCGTCCCCGGCTGCTGGTGGTGGACGAGGCGCACTGCGTGTCGTCCTGGGGGCACGACTTCCGGCCGGACTACCTGCGGCTGCGCCACGCTCGCGAGCGGCTCGGCAACCCGCCGGTGCTCGCCCTGACCGCCAACGCGGCGGCCCCGGTGCGACGGGACATCGCCGACCGTCTCGGCATGACCGACCCGGTGGAGATAGTGGCCGGCTTCGACCGTCCCAACATCCGCCTGGAGGTGTCGGCCTTCCAGGACGCGGCCGCCAAGGAGCGGTTCGTCGTGGAGCGGGCGGCCGTCGAGGAGAAGCCGGGAATCCTGTACGCGGGGACGCGCAAGGCGGCGGACAGCTACGCCGAGCAGTTGAGCGACCTCGGACTGGCCGCCGCGAGCTACCACGCCGGCCTCTCCGCCGCCGAACGCCGTCGGACCCAGGACCGGTTCAGCTCCGGTGAACTCGACGTGGTCGTAGCCACCTCGGCGTTCGGGATGGGCATCGACAAGGCGAACGTACGGTTCGTGCTGCACGCGTCCGTCCCCGGCTCGCTCGACGCCTACTACCAGGAGATCGGCCGGGCCGGCCGCGACGGCGCACCGGCCAGGGCGATCCTCGCCTACCGCACTCAGGACCTGGGCATGCAACGCTTCTTCGCCGCCGGCGCTCCCGACGCCGACGCGCTGCGCCGCGTCACCGAGCGCCTGCGCGACGACGAGGGCGCCGTGAGCGTGACCCGACTCCGCGCCGACTGCGAACTCGGCGCGACCGCCCTGTCCGCCGTACTGAACCTGCTGGAGGAGGCCGGGGCCGTACGCACCGGACGGGACGGCAGCCGCTTCACCGGCGCCGACGGTGCCGCCGCGGATGACGAGGTCGACGCCGTCGTGCAGCGGGCCCTCGCCGTCCACGCCACGCACCGCAAGCTCGAACAGTCCCGGATCGACATGATGCGCGGCTACTCCGAGACGACCGACTGCCGGCGGCAGTTCCTCCTCGGCTACTTCGGCGACTCCGCCCCCGTCCCGTGCGGGGCGTGCGACAACTGCGCGGACCCGGCGGCCAAGCCCGCGAGCGGTCCGAGGCGCGAGCGGGCCGGGGACGCCGGACGGCCTCAGAAGGCCGCCGCACGCCGACGCCGGTGGACCCGGACCGGTGCACGCGCGGACGTCGCCGCGGGTGCCGCCGGCATGACGGAGACCGTCGTACAGCCGACGGCGGACAACCACACCTACCTGCCGGGCGTCCGCGTGAGCCATGACCAGTGGGGCGAGGGCGAGGTCATGAGCGAGGGCGACGGCAAGATCACCATCCTGTTCGAGTCGGTCGGCTATCGCACCCTGTCGCTGGCGGTGGTGACGGACAAGCAGTTGCTCGTCGCGCTGCCGGACACACCGAGCTGA
- a CDS encoding winged helix-turn-helix domain-containing protein — protein MRDQPSYPPPPEDVLEIGAPGQFAALAHPLRQRLLFALGHRPATISQLAVRLDAKKGNVAHHVKVLREAGLIHVAETRRVRGGTEQYYQRTARHVVVAEPQAAGTAAMLAAIAQELDLSPAEPQLTLRHLRLSPAKAKALGEALAGLVDEAEENAEDDPVHGVLVALYQQALPTSTTSSV, from the coding sequence ATGCGTGATCAGCCTTCCTACCCGCCGCCTCCTGAGGATGTTCTGGAGATCGGTGCGCCCGGCCAATTCGCTGCGCTCGCCCACCCGTTGCGTCAGCGGCTGCTCTTCGCCCTGGGCCACCGTCCCGCCACCATCAGCCAGCTCGCGGTGCGGCTCGACGCGAAGAAGGGCAACGTGGCCCATCACGTCAAAGTGCTCCGCGAAGCAGGGCTGATCCATGTCGCCGAGACCCGCCGGGTCCGCGGCGGCACCGAGCAGTACTACCAGCGCACGGCCCGCCACGTGGTCGTCGCCGAACCCCAGGCGGCAGGCACCGCCGCGATGCTCGCCGCCATCGCCCAGGAGCTGGATCTCTCTCCTGCCGAGCCCCAGCTGACACTGCGCCACCTGCGTCTCAGCCCCGCGAAGGCAAAGGCACTCGGCGAGGCTCTCGCCGGTCTGGTCGACGAGGCCGAGGAGAACGCGGAGGACGACCCCGTGCACGGTGTGTTGGTGGCGCTCTATCAGCAGGCTCTGCCAACCAGTACCACCAGTTCCGTTTAG
- a CDS encoding class I SAM-dependent methyltransferase, translating to MIDYDDEARNYDASRGGEPRALAAADAVELLLPQGPCSILDIACGTGIVTGRLLGSERVVVGVDRSPGMLSLAGQRVPGGVVCGDATRLPFASGGVDAVVIVWLLHLLPDPASVLAEAARVLRPNGTLITTVDKDDAYFVEDSDIAQVTAELRRQYAPRVPDGSARVLGWAAARGLGLAGQTVFPGTGQGRSPRRWREVIEAGHIPWCSHADAGQVTDVCRRLAELPDQDRARPDPLYRLIALKV from the coding sequence GTGATCGACTACGACGACGAGGCCCGGAACTACGACGCGTCCCGAGGTGGTGAACCGAGAGCCCTGGCTGCGGCGGACGCGGTGGAACTGCTGCTGCCGCAAGGGCCTTGCTCGATCCTGGACATCGCGTGCGGCACGGGCATCGTGACCGGAAGACTGCTGGGTTCGGAGCGGGTGGTGGTGGGTGTTGATCGCTCGCCCGGGATGCTGAGTCTTGCCGGGCAGCGGGTGCCGGGAGGTGTCGTGTGCGGCGATGCCACGCGGCTGCCTTTCGCGTCGGGCGGGGTGGACGCCGTCGTGATCGTGTGGTTGCTGCATCTGCTGCCGGACCCTGCGTCCGTGCTTGCCGAGGCCGCCAGGGTGCTGCGCCCCAACGGGACGCTGATCACCACCGTCGACAAGGACGACGCCTACTTCGTCGAGGACAGTGACATCGCCCAGGTCACGGCGGAGTTGCGGCGTCAGTACGCACCCCGAGTGCCCGACGGTTCTGCCAGGGTGCTCGGTTGGGCCGCTGCGCGGGGACTGGGTCTTGCCGGGCAGACCGTGTTCCCCGGAACGGGGCAGGGCCGCAGCCCGCGCAGGTGGCGGGAGGTGATCGAAGCGGGGCATATCCCCTGGTGCTCGCATGCGGACGCGGGCCAGGTGACTGACGTATGCCGACGGCTCGCCGAGCTTCCTGACCAGGACAGGGCCCGCCCGGATCCGCTGTACCGGCTCATCGCCTTGAAGGTATGA
- a CDS encoding DUF692 family multinuclear iron-containing protein encodes MTRPPRTAPGGVPAITQAPPRMGLGVLMDMPWGGGRLGRRGIGFVESDDGGGDITDRVRAFLHRHGGDFAYSALAFQPRSRARVRTADYVRAYDRFFEAVPAGTARAFHQTELNMGTPERYDRRPAAEFTNELAARYGFSWVVEDLGIWSLRGIPMPYPLPPPLTEPGLEIATRNVAEAARLLDPPLHVEFPGFTEGGSFVLGHMDAFDYFARLAEDADVSVTLDVGHLLSYQWLRGRTGRGMYDGIEALPLTRCRELHLSGCQIVGGRFRDLHHGVLLDEQVELTAYLLARCPNLRGVSYEDPMYREDGHLVEKSRRNYARLRDLVTAWQRGEAG; translated from the coding sequence ATGACGCGACCGCCGCGCACCGCACCCGGCGGAGTCCCTGCCATCACCCAGGCCCCGCCCCGGATGGGCCTGGGCGTCCTGATGGACATGCCGTGGGGCGGCGGACGCCTCGGCAGACGCGGCATCGGCTTCGTGGAGAGCGACGATGGCGGCGGAGACATCACCGACCGGGTCCGCGCCTTCCTGCACCGCCACGGCGGCGACTTCGCCTACTCGGCCCTGGCCTTCCAGCCGCGCTCACGCGCCCGCGTACGGACGGCCGACTATGTGCGCGCGTACGACCGTTTCTTCGAAGCGGTACCCGCCGGGACGGCCCGCGCCTTCCACCAGACCGAGCTGAACATGGGCACCCCCGAGCGCTACGACCGCCGCCCGGCCGCCGAGTTCACCAACGAACTGGCCGCCCGCTACGGCTTCTCCTGGGTGGTCGAGGACCTGGGCATCTGGAGCCTGCGCGGCATACCGATGCCCTATCCGCTCCCGCCGCCGCTGACGGAACCGGGTCTGGAGATCGCCACCCGGAACGTCGCGGAGGCGGCCCGGCTGCTCGATCCGCCGCTGCATGTCGAGTTCCCGGGCTTCACCGAGGGCGGCTCGTTCGTGCTGGGGCACATGGACGCCTTCGACTACTTCGCCCGGCTGGCGGAGGACGCCGACGTCTCCGTGACGCTCGATGTCGGCCATCTCCTCAGCTACCAGTGGCTGAGAGGACGTACCGGACGCGGCATGTACGACGGGATCGAGGCCCTGCCCCTCACCCGGTGCCGTGAACTGCACCTGTCGGGCTGCCAGATCGTGGGCGGCAGATTCCGCGACCTCCACCACGGCGTCCTGCTGGACGAGCAGGTGGAGCTCACCGCGTATCTGCTGGCCCGCTGCCCCAACCTCCGCGGGGTGTCCTACGAGGACCCGATGTACCGCGAGGACGGACACCTCGTCGAGAAGTCCCGGCGGAACTACGCGCGGCTGCGGGACCTGGTCACCGCCTGGCAGCGCGGGGAGGCCGGGTGA
- a CDS encoding B12-binding domain-containing radical SAM protein, translated as MPSSQSTDGTRTDVLLIFPPQTEARFFPYLSLPYLTGHLRRRGRRVHQADLNIAVLHELLRCPALLDDAVRAQDTGDDGKAVSDWYRHEMADVFAAHIGELRAHVLEKAPAGELGPDRAVRLATLALELLVRDTFLTRTWEDLGRLDDAVRRAAERPPAASDVPLVSLRHLVTGLLGRHRPRVVGLSVAFFSQLAPALLIAAWVRQLAPDTQICLGGQQVMLRHDGLARLPGVRETVDALCPTAGEEPLERWLDALDGTVPLAAVPGMTWLPRAGGAPRTGPAVTLRFRDLGPPDFTGLPFRSYLNDALELAIVSCVGCYWGRCAFCSYGNRSLPQGGYQQGTAPQIADAVEAVVRATGTRYVSVADENTNLRLILKAMRAVRERGIRLRFGVRSRLEPVLTDPGFCHDLAAVGCAMIAVGYEGTSQRLLDRVDRGVCAADYQRILDNLHAAGITVRFTVMGQVLDETPDEFEASLRFLVDNERRIGIDALELMVAEPGSRLTGSPDDYGLALDTSDRLAGNPELSYLAGRVGRPLAVRGGPTRTEALDRLLRIFHTVRPGRTNGPAPSRPAPDGSRAPAVAALRPHTWVRTVPAYADDRTEVRVTLADLVKERFYALPADDVEQRADGLLMARTDRGRRLLARLADAAAGTPDPALAAPSARSTS; from the coding sequence GTGCCGTCCAGCCAGTCGACGGACGGTACCCGCACCGACGTCCTGTTGATCTTCCCGCCGCAGACCGAGGCGAGGTTCTTCCCGTATCTGAGTCTGCCGTACCTGACGGGCCATCTGCGCCGCCGGGGCCGGCGGGTTCACCAGGCCGACCTGAACATCGCGGTGCTCCACGAACTGCTGCGATGCCCCGCACTGCTGGACGACGCCGTCCGCGCGCAGGACACGGGCGACGACGGCAAGGCCGTGAGCGACTGGTACCGCCATGAGATGGCCGACGTCTTCGCCGCGCACATCGGCGAGTTGCGTGCCCATGTCCTGGAGAAGGCGCCGGCCGGCGAGCTGGGCCCCGACCGCGCGGTCCGGCTCGCCACTCTGGCCCTCGAACTGCTGGTCCGCGACACCTTCCTGACCCGGACCTGGGAGGACCTCGGCCGGCTCGACGACGCCGTACGCCGAGCCGCGGAGCGGCCGCCCGCCGCGTCGGACGTACCTCTCGTGTCACTGCGCCATCTGGTGACCGGGCTGCTCGGCCGCCACCGCCCCCGGGTGGTCGGCCTGTCCGTGGCGTTCTTCAGCCAGCTCGCGCCCGCGCTGCTGATCGCCGCCTGGGTCCGGCAGTTGGCGCCGGACACCCAAATCTGCCTGGGCGGCCAGCAGGTGATGCTCCGCCACGACGGCCTCGCGCGGCTGCCCGGAGTCCGGGAGACGGTCGACGCCCTCTGCCCGACCGCCGGCGAAGAGCCGCTCGAACGCTGGCTGGACGCCCTGGACGGAACGGTCCCACTCGCCGCCGTGCCCGGCATGACCTGGCTGCCACGTGCCGGGGGCGCGCCGCGCACGGGGCCCGCGGTGACCCTGCGCTTCCGTGACCTCGGACCACCCGACTTCACCGGACTGCCCTTCCGCTCCTATCTCAACGACGCCCTGGAACTCGCGATCGTCTCGTGCGTCGGCTGCTACTGGGGGCGGTGCGCGTTCTGCTCGTACGGCAACCGGTCGCTCCCGCAAGGCGGTTACCAGCAGGGCACCGCGCCCCAGATCGCCGACGCCGTGGAGGCCGTGGTCCGCGCCACGGGCACCCGGTACGTGTCGGTCGCGGACGAGAACACCAACCTGCGGCTGATCCTCAAGGCGATGCGCGCGGTTCGCGAACGCGGCATACGGCTCCGTTTCGGCGTCCGCAGCCGGCTTGAGCCCGTCCTGACCGACCCGGGGTTCTGCCACGACCTCGCCGCGGTCGGCTGCGCGATGATCGCGGTGGGCTACGAAGGCACCTCGCAGCGCCTGCTGGACCGGGTCGACCGGGGCGTGTGCGCGGCCGACTACCAGCGGATCCTCGACAACCTCCACGCGGCGGGCATCACCGTCCGGTTCACCGTGATGGGCCAGGTCCTGGATGAGACACCGGACGAGTTCGAGGCATCCCTGCGCTTCCTCGTCGACAACGAGCGGCGGATCGGCATCGACGCGCTGGAGCTGATGGTGGCGGAGCCCGGCAGCAGACTCACGGGCAGCCCGGACGACTACGGGCTCGCCCTCGACACTTCGGACCGCCTCGCGGGCAACCCCGAGCTGAGCTACCTGGCGGGCCGGGTCGGCCGGCCGCTGGCGGTCCGCGGCGGGCCCACGCGCACCGAGGCCCTGGACCGCCTGCTCCGGATCTTCCACACCGTCAGACCGGGCCGTACGAACGGTCCGGCACCCTCGCGCCCCGCCCCGGACGGCTCGCGCGCACCCGCCGTCGCGGCCCTGCGCCCGCACACCTGGGTACGCACCGTCCCCGCGTACGCCGACGACCGCACGGAAGTCCGCGTCACCCTCGCCGACCTCGTCAAGGAGCGGTTCTACGCCCTCCCCGCCGACGACGTGGAACAGCGCGCCGACGGCCTGCTCATGGCCCGCACCGACCGTGGCCGCCGACTGCTGGCCCGCCTGGCCGACGCGGCGGCGGGCACCCCCGACCCGGCACTTGCGGCCCCCTCAGCCAGGAGCACGTCATGA
- a CDS encoding lantibiotic dehydratase, whose protein sequence is MVRRPDHPVAWPDLTSPSAHRESWRAWLQQTWQATDFATAVEFSSPDLAARVRQILVGEPVPDPAVRRAVLSVARYLLRARSRATPFGLFAGVAAARTGPTPLLRTGTGHRAVTRPDAAWTAALVDRLEELPALRPHVTLLASSLAFERDGRLMIEHRSSGTRDGDPEHVRIRATGPVRTAMDGAREPVLWAALAGTLSAAFPAASPTAIENLLANLVRQRFLITSLRPAVTASDPIAALLGHAQHLPEAEVTELREVAAELARHDDATATPAGARAERTRVTTAMTRLCPTAKPTLALDLRLDWDLVIPEAVAEEVASAAEILTRLAPRSALSPGWTAWHGRFLERYGPGAVVPVLDAVEFLGYPSGYLGSTAASTDPTLTARDRRLVRLAYTAATRRRHEVRLDGATVDELAVAHPTGPVQPSTEVTVRIHAASVSALEQGEFTLHVLGVARAAGTSTGRFLHLFDADDRRRMTDVYASLPGVHQDALIAQISSTPLYMRSVNVAHAPRVAEWVIPLGDQHGPDMGQLPVTDLAVTADAEQLHLVSVSRRRPVHTMLLNAVDLTHHTHPLARFLIEAPVALAVPCTGFSWGAAVSGLPFLPALRHGRTVLSPARWTLGNGDLPDARTPWPRWDEALAGWRREVGLPEHVYLGDGDRRMNLDLAEPSHRVLLRTHLERDGRALLRAAPEPGDLGWTGGRAHEVVVPLAAVDRPRAPVRGSGEVVTREHGRLPGCGSLLSLRLYGHRDRQDPLLTRHLPSLLGELGEPRWWFVRHDDPEDHLRLRLTCAPGSLDTAVGRTGEWTRRLRHAGLITHASLETYYPQTARFGGTGAMEAAEEYFAADSAAVLAQLTAQAGRGAPEARAVTAASMVDMAVGLLGDDMEAMRWLVGHTRADTSAPPRAVYDQTIALTTASRTPPAPGTPVLDAHVTASWSARRAALAVYRSALENAGTLAPEDVLPDLLHLHQVRMRGPGLAEECAHLHLARAAALSWTARARRK, encoded by the coding sequence GTGGTCCGGCGTCCGGACCATCCGGTGGCCTGGCCGGACCTGACCAGCCCTTCCGCGCACAGGGAGTCATGGCGGGCCTGGCTCCAACAGACATGGCAGGCAACCGATTTCGCCACCGCGGTCGAGTTCTCCAGCCCGGACCTGGCGGCACGGGTGCGTCAGATACTCGTCGGCGAGCCGGTGCCGGACCCCGCCGTGCGGCGCGCGGTGCTCTCGGTGGCGCGCTACCTGCTGCGCGCCCGTTCACGTGCCACTCCGTTCGGCCTGTTCGCCGGTGTCGCGGCCGCCCGCACCGGGCCAACTCCCTTGCTGCGCACGGGCACCGGACACCGGGCGGTCACCAGACCGGACGCGGCATGGACCGCGGCTCTCGTCGACCGGCTGGAGGAACTCCCTGCGCTGCGGCCTCATGTGACCCTGCTCGCGTCCAGCCTCGCGTTCGAGCGTGACGGACGCCTGATGATCGAGCACCGATCGAGCGGCACGCGCGACGGCGACCCCGAGCACGTCCGGATACGCGCCACCGGGCCGGTCCGCACCGCCATGGACGGCGCGCGGGAGCCGGTGCTGTGGGCAGCTCTCGCCGGAACGCTCTCCGCCGCTTTCCCGGCCGCGTCCCCCACCGCGATCGAGAACCTGCTCGCGAACCTGGTACGACAGCGGTTCCTGATCACGAGCCTGCGTCCCGCGGTGACGGCCTCGGACCCGATCGCCGCCCTGCTCGGACACGCACAGCACCTGCCCGAGGCGGAAGTCACCGAGCTGCGCGAGGTCGCGGCGGAACTGGCACGGCACGACGACGCGACCGCCACTCCTGCGGGCGCCCGCGCCGAACGCACCCGGGTGACGACCGCGATGACACGACTCTGCCCCACCGCGAAACCCACGCTCGCCCTCGACCTGCGGCTGGACTGGGACCTGGTGATCCCGGAGGCGGTGGCCGAGGAGGTGGCGTCCGCCGCCGAGATCCTCACACGCCTGGCACCGCGGTCGGCGCTGAGCCCCGGGTGGACCGCCTGGCACGGCCGCTTCCTGGAGCGCTACGGCCCGGGAGCAGTAGTCCCCGTCCTGGACGCCGTCGAGTTCCTCGGCTACCCGTCCGGCTACCTCGGGTCCACCGCCGCGTCGACGGACCCGACGCTGACCGCCAGGGACAGACGACTGGTGCGGCTCGCGTACACCGCCGCGACGCGACGTCGGCACGAGGTCCGACTCGACGGGGCCACGGTCGACGAACTGGCGGTGGCCCATCCCACCGGGCCCGTGCAGCCGAGCACCGAGGTGACCGTACGGATCCACGCCGCGAGCGTATCCGCCCTGGAACAAGGGGAGTTCACGCTGCACGTCCTCGGAGTGGCCCGCGCGGCCGGAACGTCCACCGGCCGGTTTCTCCACCTGTTCGACGCCGACGACCGCCGCCGGATGACCGACGTGTACGCCAGCCTGCCCGGCGTACACCAGGACGCGCTGATCGCCCAGATCAGCAGCACCCCGCTGTACATGCGCTCGGTGAACGTCGCGCACGCCCCGCGGGTGGCGGAGTGGGTGATCCCCCTCGGCGACCAACACGGCCCGGACATGGGCCAGTTGCCCGTGACGGACCTGGCGGTGACCGCCGATGCCGAGCAGTTGCACCTGGTCTCGGTCTCCCGGCGGCGCCCGGTGCACACGATGCTGCTGAACGCGGTGGATCTGACCCACCACACCCATCCGCTGGCGCGGTTCCTGATCGAGGCACCGGTGGCACTGGCCGTCCCGTGCACCGGGTTCTCGTGGGGAGCCGCGGTCTCCGGCCTGCCGTTCCTCCCGGCACTGCGCCACGGGCGCACCGTACTGTCCCCGGCCCGCTGGACACTCGGCAACGGCGACCTGCCCGACGCGCGGACGCCGTGGCCGCGGTGGGACGAGGCCCTGGCCGGGTGGCGCCGCGAGGTCGGCCTGCCCGAGCACGTGTACCTGGGCGACGGGGACCGGCGCATGAACCTGGACCTGGCGGAACCCTCGCACCGGGTCCTGCTCCGCACCCACCTGGAGCGCGACGGCAGGGCGCTGCTGCGTGCCGCACCGGAGCCCGGGGACCTGGGCTGGACCGGCGGGCGCGCCCACGAGGTCGTCGTCCCCCTGGCTGCGGTGGATCGGCCCCGCGCACCGGTCCGTGGATCAGGCGAGGTCGTCACCCGCGAACACGGCCGTCTGCCGGGCTGCGGAAGCCTGCTCTCCCTCAGGCTGTACGGGCACCGCGACCGTCAGGATCCGCTCCTGACCCGGCATCTGCCGTCCCTGCTAGGGGAGTTGGGAGAGCCCCGCTGGTGGTTCGTCCGCCACGACGATCCCGAGGACCACCTACGTCTCCGTCTGACCTGCGCGCCCGGTTCGCTCGACACCGCCGTCGGGCGGACCGGCGAGTGGACCCGGCGCCTTCGGCACGCGGGCCTGATCACCCACGCGAGCCTGGAGACCTACTACCCGCAGACCGCGCGCTTCGGCGGAACCGGGGCGATGGAAGCGGCCGAGGAGTATTTCGCCGCCGACTCGGCCGCCGTCCTCGCCCAGTTGACCGCGCAGGCCGGCCGGGGCGCTCCCGAAGCCCGTGCGGTGACCGCCGCGAGCATGGTGGACATGGCCGTCGGCCTGCTCGGGGACGACATGGAGGCGATGCGCTGGCTGGTCGGGCACACCCGCGCGGACACGAGTGCCCCACCCCGAGCGGTCTACGACCAGACCATCGCCCTGACGACCGCCTCCCGCACGCCCCCGGCTCCCGGCACCCCGGTGCTGGACGCGCACGTCACCGCGAGCTGGTCCGCACGCCGCGCCGCGCTGGCCGTGTACCGCAGCGCGCTCGAGAACGCGGGGACGCTCGCCCCGGAGGACGTACTCCCGGACCTGCTGCATCTCCACCAAGTCCGCATGCGCGGGCCGGGACTTGCCGAGGAATGCGCACACCTGCACCTGGCCAGAGCCGCCGCACTGAGCTGGACGGCACGAGCGAGGAGAAAATGA